A window of Pseudomonas guangdongensis contains these coding sequences:
- a CDS encoding TatD family hydrolase, with amino-acid sequence MQLIDIGVNLTHGSFARDTEAFLQRARDAGVCQMVLTGTSAEDSEAALALCRAFDPEGQRLFATAGLHPHEASQWHADSARQLRALLAEPQVRAVGECGLDFNRDFSPRPQQEKALEEQLALACELQRPVFLHEREASVRLLAILRHYRDRLPGAVVHCFTGEKAALYAYLDLDLHIGITGWICDERRGSHLHPLVREIPAGRLMLESDAPYLLPRTLRPRPRHGHNEPAFLVEVLDEVARHRGESAEQLAAHSTASARAFFALPSV; translated from the coding sequence ATGCAACTGATCGACATCGGCGTCAATCTGACTCATGGCTCATTTGCCAGGGACACCGAGGCCTTCCTGCAGCGCGCCCGGGACGCCGGCGTGTGCCAGATGGTGCTCACCGGCACCTCGGCGGAGGACAGCGAAGCGGCGCTGGCGCTGTGCCGCGCCTTCGACCCCGAGGGACAGCGGTTGTTCGCCACCGCCGGCCTGCATCCCCACGAAGCCAGCCAGTGGCACGCCGACAGCGCCCGCCAGCTGCGCGCGCTGCTGGCCGAGCCGCAGGTGCGCGCGGTCGGCGAATGCGGGCTGGACTTCAACCGCGATTTCTCGCCGCGCCCGCAGCAGGAGAAGGCGCTGGAGGAGCAGCTGGCGCTGGCCTGCGAACTGCAGCGCCCGGTGTTCCTCCACGAGCGCGAGGCCAGCGTGCGCCTGCTGGCGATCCTGCGCCACTACCGCGACCGCCTGCCGGGCGCGGTGGTGCACTGCTTCACCGGCGAGAAGGCGGCGCTGTACGCCTACCTCGACCTCGACCTGCACATCGGCATCACCGGCTGGATCTGCGACGAGCGCCGCGGCAGCCACCTGCATCCGCTGGTGCGCGAGATTCCCGCCGGCCGCCTGATGCTGGAAAGCGACGCGCCCTACCTGCTGCCGCGCACCCTGCGCCCGCGACCCAGGCACGGCCACAACGAGCCGGCGTTCCTGGTCGAGGTGCTCGACGAGGTGGCCCGCCATCGCGGCGAGTCCGCCGAGCAGCTGGCCGCCCACAGCACCGCCAGCGCGCGGGCCTTCTTCGCCCTGCCCTCAGTCTGA
- a CDS encoding CHAD domain-containing protein, whose protein sequence is MSALLDRLIHRSIALEVALLAARARLQARTDGEALHDLRVAVRRLRSLLRPLRGVPGVETLEALSGAFGRQSGPLRDVEVLAEELQRRGLEALAVQRRGTLEAGYDELLAAPELARLRQALGLWPGLLREAEREGALRGLGKRLQRRLQRQVLRLREGLADPAHDRHRLRILVKRVRYAAEAWPRQLQVQGEGLKLAQAALGDWHDRWQWCQRTAVDAALAPCLAQWQAELEQAALAADAALAQLQRDLDGASD, encoded by the coding sequence ATGTCCGCTTTGCTCGATCGTCTGATCCACCGTTCCATCGCTCTTGAAGTGGCCCTGCTGGCGGCCCGCGCGCGATTGCAGGCGCGCACCGACGGCGAGGCGCTGCACGACCTGCGGGTGGCGGTGCGGCGGTTGCGCAGCCTGCTGCGCCCGCTGCGCGGGGTACCCGGGGTGGAGACCCTGGAGGCGCTGTCCGGCGCCTTCGGCCGCCAGTCCGGACCGCTGCGCGACGTCGAGGTGCTGGCCGAGGAACTGCAGCGCCGTGGCCTGGAAGCGCTGGCCGTGCAGCGGCGCGGCACGCTGGAGGCGGGCTACGACGAACTGCTGGCCGCCCCCGAGCTGGCCCGCCTGCGCCAGGCGCTGGGGCTGTGGCCGGGACTGCTGCGCGAGGCCGAGCGCGAGGGCGCCCTGCGCGGGCTGGGCAAGCGCCTGCAGCGGCGCCTGCAGCGCCAGGTGCTGCGGCTGCGCGAGGGGCTGGCCGACCCGGCCCACGACCGCCATCGGCTGCGCATCCTGGTCAAGCGCGTGCGCTACGCCGCCGAGGCCTGGCCGCGGCAGCTGCAGGTGCAGGGCGAGGGCCTCAAGCTGGCCCAGGCCGCCCTCGGCGACTGGCACGATCGCTGGCAGTGGTGCCAGCGCACCGCCGTCGATGCCGCGCTGGCGCCCTGTCTGGCGCAGTGGCAGGCCGAACTGGAGCAGGCGGCGCTGGCCGCCGATGCGGCGCTGGCGCAGCTGCAGCGCGATCTGGACGGCGCCTCAGACTGA
- a CDS encoding transglutaminase TgpA family protein → MRRRLAAWRAQVRQAPPLPRVALLWLLVAQVLVIAPHLRHLPLWISGLWLVCAAWRVQVLRMRAGFPGAWSKAAMVLAAAAGVYSAHGSLFGLEAGRALLLATFVLKLVELKTRRDGQVAILLGFIAVGVGYLFDDSLPAALYSLLAVLALLAALLGLQTSPLVERPWPTLRLALLLVLQAAPLALLLFLLVPRLEPLWRLPQNGLQARSGLSESMAPGEIAELGLSDALVLRARFEGPPPPRAQLYWRALTYEAFDGQRWSQLPEAAWSDTPRWQPRGPRLDYSIVLEPSGRPWLPALDSAYSAQAEIRQKGDFRLEHARPVEQRLLYTLQSWPEARREAAGSPRLAAALQLPASGNPRARAWAARLRAQHGDDPQALAAALLGYFAEQSFAYTLRPTPAAGDSIDHFLFDSRRGFCAHYAGAMAFVLRAAGVASRVVAGYQGGEVNPDGQHVLVHQFDAHAWVEYWQPGFGWRSVDPTFQVAPARIELGLEQALPEGEAFLAETPLSALRYRHVAWLNELRLSWDALNHAWQRQVLGYRGDTQMQLLRRLFGDLQHGQLAALILGGTLAVLALLALLLLKPWRVERDGQRRLYRRFERLLARQRLYRAPGEGPRDFAERAARALPAQAAAILAFAQAFEAQRYAAAPRSAVTLRQRLDELRRSLRRVGRA, encoded by the coding sequence GTGAGGCGCCGCCTGGCCGCGTGGCGGGCGCAGGTCCGCCAGGCCCCGCCGCTGCCGCGGGTCGCGCTGCTCTGGCTGCTGGTGGCGCAGGTGCTGGTGATCGCCCCGCACCTGCGCCACCTGCCGCTGTGGATCAGCGGCCTGTGGCTGGTCTGCGCCGCCTGGCGGGTGCAGGTGCTGCGCATGCGCGCCGGCTTCCCAGGCGCCTGGAGCAAGGCGGCCATGGTGCTGGCCGCCGCCGCCGGGGTCTATAGCGCCCACGGTTCGCTGTTCGGCCTGGAGGCCGGGCGCGCCCTGTTGCTGGCCACCTTCGTGCTCAAGCTGGTGGAGCTGAAGACCCGCCGCGACGGCCAGGTGGCGATCCTGCTCGGCTTCATCGCCGTGGGGGTCGGCTACCTGTTCGACGACAGTCTGCCGGCGGCGCTGTACAGCCTGCTGGCGGTGCTCGCCCTGCTTGCCGCGCTGCTCGGCCTGCAGACCTCGCCGCTGGTCGAGCGGCCCTGGCCGACCCTGCGCCTGGCCCTGCTGTTGGTGCTGCAGGCGGCGCCGCTGGCGCTGCTGCTGTTCCTGCTGGTGCCGCGCCTCGAACCGCTGTGGCGCCTGCCGCAGAACGGCCTGCAGGCGCGCAGCGGACTGTCCGAGAGCATGGCGCCGGGGGAGATCGCCGAGCTGGGGCTGTCCGATGCGCTGGTGCTGCGCGCCCGTTTCGAGGGGCCGCCGCCGCCGCGCGCGCAGCTCTACTGGCGGGCGCTGACCTACGAGGCGTTCGACGGCCAGCGCTGGTCGCAACTGCCCGAAGCGGCCTGGTCGGATACGCCGCGGTGGCAGCCGCGCGGCCCGCGCCTGGACTACAGCATCGTCCTGGAACCCAGCGGCCGGCCCTGGCTGCCGGCGCTGGACAGCGCCTACAGCGCCCAGGCGGAGATCCGCCAGAAGGGCGACTTCCGCCTCGAACATGCCCGCCCCGTCGAGCAGCGCCTGCTGTATACGCTGCAGTCCTGGCCCGAGGCGCGCCGCGAGGCCGCCGGCAGCCCGCGGCTGGCCGCGGCGCTGCAGCTGCCGGCGAGCGGCAATCCGCGCGCGCGGGCCTGGGCGGCGCGGCTGCGCGCGCAGCACGGCGACGATCCGCAGGCGCTGGCCGCGGCGCTTTTGGGCTACTTCGCCGAGCAGTCGTTCGCCTACACCCTGCGCCCGACGCCGGCGGCCGGTGACAGCATCGACCACTTCCTGTTCGACAGCCGGCGCGGCTTCTGTGCCCACTACGCCGGAGCGATGGCCTTCGTGCTGCGCGCCGCCGGGGTGGCGAGCCGGGTGGTGGCCGGCTACCAGGGCGGCGAGGTCAATCCCGACGGCCAGCATGTGCTGGTCCACCAGTTCGACGCCCACGCCTGGGTCGAGTACTGGCAGCCGGGATTCGGCTGGCGCAGCGTCGACCCGACCTTCCAGGTGGCGCCGGCGCGCATCGAGCTGGGGCTGGAGCAGGCCTTGCCGGAGGGCGAGGCCTTCCTCGCCGAGACCCCGCTGTCGGCGCTGCGCTATCGCCACGTGGCCTGGCTGAACGAGCTGCGCCTGTCCTGGGATGCCCTCAACCACGCCTGGCAGCGTCAGGTGCTGGGCTATCGCGGCGACACCCAGATGCAGCTGCTGCGCCGCCTGTTCGGCGACCTGCAGCACGGCCAGCTCGCAGCCCTGATCCTCGGCGGCACACTGGCCGTGCTGGCGCTGCTCGCCCTGCTGCTGCTCAAGCCCTGGCGGGTCGAGCGCGACGGTCAGCGCCGCCTATACCGGCGCTTCGAGCGTCTGCTGGCGCGCCAGCGGCTGTACCGTGCGCCCGGTGAGGGGCCGCGCGACTTCGCCGAGCGCGCGGCGCGCGCGTTGCCGGCTCAGGCGGCGGCGATCCTCGCCTTCGCCCAAGCCTTCGAGGCGCAGCGCTACGCCGCCGCGCCGCGCTCTGCCGTGACGCTGCGCCAGCGGCTGGACGAGCTGCGGCGCAGCCTGCGTCGCGTGGGGCGTGCCTGA
- a CDS encoding DUF58 domain-containing protein has translation MAGAGKLWRDGRWLQRRIPAARQVRLGARSIFIRPSAAGWLFAVGWLALLLVAINYRNSLAYALCFLLLSLALVAILHTWRNLAGIELAAGEAPPVFAGERALLRVRLQSGGRAHHGIELGWPPAPLLRADVPAAGNAEIDLSLATVRRGWLAAPRLRVETRFPLGLWVAWSWVDLQLAVLVYPAPLAGEWQAALGGGEEGGRALARDGVDDFQGLRPYQPGDSRRRLHWKAWSRGQGLLVKDFAALRGDDPWLDFEALDGEREARLSLLCHGVLQLAARGKTFGLRLPGVSRAPGTASVEQCLRDLALFERGAAERAS, from the coding sequence ATGGCCGGGGCGGGCAAGCTCTGGCGCGACGGCCGCTGGCTGCAGCGGCGCATCCCCGCCGCACGCCAGGTACGCCTCGGCGCGCGGAGCATCTTCATCCGTCCGAGCGCGGCCGGCTGGCTGTTCGCCGTCGGCTGGCTGGCGCTGCTGCTGGTGGCGATCAACTACCGCAACAGCCTGGCCTACGCCCTGTGCTTCCTGCTGCTGTCGCTGGCGCTGGTGGCGATCCTGCACACCTGGCGCAACCTGGCCGGCATCGAGCTGGCGGCCGGCGAGGCGCCGCCGGTGTTCGCCGGCGAGCGCGCGCTGCTGCGCGTGCGCCTGCAGAGCGGCGGGCGCGCCCATCACGGCATCGAACTGGGCTGGCCGCCGGCGCCCTTGCTGCGCGCCGACGTGCCGGCGGCCGGCAATGCCGAGATCGATCTGAGCCTGGCCACCGTACGGCGCGGCTGGCTGGCGGCGCCGCGCCTGCGCGTCGAGACGCGCTTCCCCCTCGGCCTGTGGGTGGCCTGGAGCTGGGTCGACCTGCAGCTGGCGGTGCTGGTCTATCCGGCGCCGCTGGCCGGCGAGTGGCAGGCGGCGCTCGGCGGCGGCGAGGAGGGTGGTCGTGCCCTGGCTCGTGACGGGGTCGACGATTTCCAGGGGCTGCGTCCCTACCAGCCCGGCGACTCGCGGCGGCGCCTGCACTGGAAGGCCTGGTCGCGCGGCCAAGGTCTGCTGGTCAAGGACTTCGCCGCCCTGCGCGGCGACGATCCCTGGCTGGACTTCGAGGCGCTGGACGGCGAGCGCGAGGCGCGCCTGTCGCTGCTCTGCCATGGCGTGCTGCAGCTGGCGGCGCGCGGCAAGACCTTCGGCCTGCGCCTGCCCGGCGTCAGCCGCGCGCCCGGCACGGCGAGCGTGGAGCAGTGCCTGCGCGACCTGGCGCTGTTCGAGCGCGGCGCGGCGGAGCGGGCGTCGTGA